A segment of the Kluyveromyces marxianus DMKU3-1042 DNA, complete genome, chromosome 5 genome:
CCGAAACGTGGGCGGCTTAATAACTGAGTTAGAATAAAATTACCATTTCCTCCACCTATAAAGATGAATCAATGGTACACGAAGTAACAGATTGTAATGATGGGGattttttattaattaAAATATTGTTACATCTATGGAAAGAATACAtagttattgttttttcaaCAGCACCAACAGCAAAAGCTGCAGTACACCTCGAATAGACAGCAACACAACATACACCTTATACAGGACCCAAGGCAAGTGGAATTTTCCTTAGCTGGAGCAGCCTGCTGGATATATACCGGCTGAGGCTGTGCGTAATAAACGTTTGGAGGTTGTGGTTGCGGCTGTGGCTGGCAACAGTAGTCaggttgttgttgatgatgatgatgatgcttATGTCCCATGTTACTTGTTGTCAATTATGTGTTCTAATAGTACCGCTGGTATAGCTTGCCTTTTCAGTAGATCTCGATGGATATCTTGACTTTCAATATGTAGCGAAAGATTTAAAATTTTATAAAAGAAATTACCGATACAAAACAATatacaagaacaagaacaccAAAGGAAGCCCCTTATATGTGTTCGAAACAATGCTTTGAGATTACGGCCTTTGAATGtatttttgtcttttccctcgatcttttttttttcttctttcagTTTGTCGCTAGAATATATTATGTACCAAgccttcaaaatatttcaaGCCTCTTTATTTTAGTGggttttttctcttttgtttctttttcttgatttgatCTTATGCAACACTTGGAAAGAAGTGACGAAAAAAATGATAGAGATATATGTCATCACAGAAAAgagggaagaaaaaaaatgtcgGCTTGAGTGTTGGGGTAGGCGCAGATTGGACAGATAAAGACGGTTGATATGCAGGCACCTAAGTGTAGAAAATAGTTGAAAGTTCAAATTTAGAAGCATGTTTTTGGTGAGGATATTACGTTTCTATGCATGCATGCAAGTTCTTTATTTGACAATCCTAGAGCTTTAAAAACGATAttaccattattattattattattattattattattattattattattattactattattattattgtattATGAATTACGAACTATTGACTATGAACTATGTTTAATCTAGTATTAGcattagtattattataattttttttgtggGTTGTATCTCATTCACTTACAAGTTATCGGTGTATCGTGGCTGATCAGGGTTGTCTTCGTAGTAGTGCTTATTCACTGAATCCTCAATGAAATGATAAAATCGGTTACCGTACAGTCTTGGTGGTACAGCGCTGATCGTTTTAAGATCATGGTTTAGGCTTCGCCATATAgtttccattcttttcaCTAGTGAGTAGTTAGTCAAACAGTCAATAATACCTACGAAATAGATTTGGTTCAAATCACGATTGAGCTGGTCAGAGGCCCTTATACCGCCCTCATCCTGTTGGAAAAAGTGGCTAACCACCTGCGTGTTGTTTGTCGGTTGTATGATCGAGTGATGCGTATGTCTGCGATGATGGCGATGGTTGGGGTGGTGTTGATGCAGGGTGTTTCGTCTTGAGCTTTGGGTGTGAGTAAGTAAGGGCATTACGGTAGGGTCTTGAGAAGAATTGGCAAAATCTTCGTCATCACCAAGTCCAACGCCGTTAATGTCCCCATCAACACCAACATCGGCACtagcaccagcaccagcaccagtaGATGCGTCTTTCGCACCATCCTCGATCAAGTCATTGcccttttcaatattgtgGATCCCCaataacaaagaataaTCCATGATGTTTAGCTCCGCTAACAAATCCACATCTTTCTCCAATTGTTGTAGaaatttctttgattttagaGGGCCCAAGTtgattttctctttcatcTCTATCCAATTCAAGTCCTTAAGTACAGGCGTTTCCTGGCTGTCCTGCGATTTATCCCATTTTGTATACCGTCCCCAAGTAGAGCCTTTCAAATCGAAAGTTGTATGTATATGCAGATGTGGCGGGAACAAGTTGTTCATGACCAAGAAATAAATCTTTCGGTATTTTATCTTACTTCTAAAAGAGATGGGCATCTTAACTCTATGCAACCCATAGAACTGGGATATTAAAGTATCCGGATTAACTTTTATATGCTCGTAGTATCTCCGCAATATTTTCCGTAAGTGTTTATGCTCAGCGTGGTGGATTGTCTTGATGATGTACTTATAATCGCGGGAGAAGTAAAAGAAGGAGCCTGATTTTCCTGGAGAGTTCAATTCGcttaaaatatatttgGAGGTCAACGACATCAAGTAGTCTGCTGGGTCTAATCCGAAGAGAGCCCTTAGTTCTCTGAACACTTCGGGACAATAGTCCTTAAATTTGAAAGCGTACTGAGAACTCGGGGTCAACTCATTGCCGTGGTAATCAAAGGCTAGTTTTTTAGTTAGTTTGAAATCCTTATCTGTCAATGGTTTCATGATACCCGAGCACCGCGATACTGCTACACGTATACCGGTAAGCATATTATAagcgatgatgaaattcaCGTGGCCCTCTGTAACTTTTTTCCCCACCAAGACCTTATCGTCGTCCAAGAACTTTTTCTGTTTGCGTCTCATCTCACGTTTGTGCAATAGGGACTGTCTCATTTTTTGGATTTCCAGTGCTGCGGACTCGGACATCTTGGGGCCTCCATCGTTGTTGATGGTGTGTCGACTTTCGTACGAGTGTTTTGGCTTGCTGATACctggctgctgctgctgctgctgctgctgctgctggtttAAGTTCAATGATTGCATGGAACCGGACAAGGCGGCAGCTGCCGCCTGGCCCGGAGCGTATTCGGAATTTTTGCGAGAGTGTTGCATGCTTCTTCTGGGCCCCGCCAGATACAGTTCTGTGGAGGACTTGACGATGGATCGCCTGCCCCTGGGCGATGCGTACTGCAGACTGGGCACCGAATTGTTGGAACCGGTGGAGATCGTGCGCAGGGCAGTTACCGTTGTAGTTGCCGTTCCAGTTATACTTGCGCCCATGCCTGGGCCAACATTATAAGAAGACGGCGACCGTGCGGCCGAGTGCTGCGAGTGTAATTCCGCACCTGAATCAGACGAACAAGTCGACGACGAGTCCGAGTCCACGGGAATGATGCGTGCGTGTTTACCTGGATGGTACGGAGCGTACCGTATGCTTTCTCTGGTCGATCTTCGCGTTACAGGAAGCGACTTCGTGGACAGTCTATGTGCGTTGTTCATCACAACCTGTTGCGCCGGACTGTTTCCCACCTTCGTGACAGGCGGAAGCGACATCTTCCTGGCGTGCATTCCGGCTGCTCCTGCCGTCTGTGTTGTTATTAGAGGATCGACTGGAGCCGTGGTAGTAGGCTCCAGTTGTTCCACTCCAGCTGAAGTCAGCGGTGTCGACGATGATTTCGGAAGCGGCCGGTAATTCGAAAACTTCTCCAACCCACCACCGTGCAAATGTTCATCTCCATTTCCATCTCCATCTCCATCGTCATCCAATCCCTTCGAAACCATGGGCATTTGCAGATTGAGGTGGTGATGGtccaaattcaaattcataTCCAACTTCATGTTACCGTTAGAATCCCCTCTGTCCCTGTCCCTAACCCTGTGTCCTGCTATCATTTATCTGCAGCCCCACGACACACTCACACACAGGCTTGCTTGATGACTGGCTGACTGGCTGACTAGTTGGCTAGTTGGCTAGTTGACTGGCTCCTTTTTCCTAACCTCTCAAACAACACCTCTCTCTCTTGTGGTATGTTTCTGTCTCTGTACCCACTAAAATTCTTATTTCCAGCTTCAACTTAAAGCTTTAAAGCCTAAATAACAgcatcaaaatcaaaaaaaaaaatataaatatatatttaaaaataattaaaGCCTGCTAATGCTGTGTGCACACACAAggcttttttctctttcgcttttctttccatgtccaaaaccaaaagtagaaccagaaccaaaACCAGAACTAAAACAAGAACTGGAGGAGAGTAAAGTCCAGAAAATCCAGAAAATGCAAAAGCTCAAGCCATACTGACTACCAACAAGGAAAAGCACAAACAAAGCACAAGCAAAGCCCCAGGGTACAAAGAAGGATCGGGCAAATACGTAAATAGAGTGGGCCGCTGAATGGGGCAGGAGTACGAAATGGGAAATGGGGGGCGTTACCCGGGGACCGGCGCGGCGCAGCGCAGCCGTAGCCGTAGCCGTAGCCAATCTGCTGCACAGGCAGCACACAGCACAAGCGGGCGGGATCTTTTTTGTTCCCCGTTTCTTTGTGCTGACACATGCGGTTACCCTGGGCGATCAGGGTACCGGTGAGTCGGCGAAACCTCCGGCGATCGTCGCCGGCGGTTACATAGGGGAGGAGGGGGCccggtggtggtggtggaaaaaacaaaagagagtGGCACGTGActtgtattattattattattctgtttttttttttcccatctTTTCAGGTCTCCAGCTTTTTCAGCCTCAGATGAATTAATTCTTGGCTTCGCTATTCTATATCTTCTATACATGCGACATATACAATATAGAATATGGAATATGGAATATGGAATATGGAATATGGAATATGGAATACGGAATACGGAACACAGCTAGTTGGAACAACTCTCACTTGCAGGTGGAAAGAGGATAATATAGGAGGAGAAAGTATTAGGCATGCAGTGGTTCAAGGTCGTGCTGCTCACTGCGCTCACAATCTCGCTGGTCTTCCAGTTGTTCAGTGTCATCACAGTGCCGATCACGTCCAACATCTT
Coding sequences within it:
- the MSS4 gene encoding 1-phosphatidylinositol-4-phosphate 5-kinase, whose translation is MIAGHRVRDRDRGDSNGNMKLDMNLNLDHHHLNLQMPMVSKGLDDDGDGDGNGDEHLHGGGLEKFSNYRPLPKSSSTPLTSAGVEQLEPTTTAPVDPLITTQTAGAAGMHARKMSLPPVTKVGNSPAQQVVMNNAHRLSTKSLPVTRRSTRESIRYAPYHPGKHARIIPVDSDSSSTCSSDSGAELHSQHSAARSPSSYNVGPGMGASITGTATTTVTALRTISTGSNNSVPSLQYASPRGRRSIVKSSTELYLAGPRRSMQHSRKNSEYAPGQAAAAALSGSMQSLNLNQQQQQQQQQQPGISKPKHSYESRHTINNDGGPKMSESAALEIQKMRQSLLHKREMRRKQKKFLDDDKVLVGKKVTEGHVNFIIAYNMLTGIRVAVSRCSGIMKPLTDKDFKLTKKLAFDYHGNELTPSSQYAFKFKDYCPEVFRELRALFGLDPADYLMSLTSKYILSELNSPGKSGSFFYFSRDYKYIIKTIHHAEHKHLRKILRRYYEHIKVNPDTLISQFYGLHRVKMPISFRSKIKYRKIYFLVMNNLFPPHLHIHTTFDLKGSTWGRYTKWDKSQDSQETPVLKDLNWIEMKEKINLGPLKSKKFLQQLEKDVDLLAELNIMDYSLLLGIHNIEKGNDLIEDGAKDASTGAGAGASADVGVDGDINGVGLGDDEDFANSSQDPTVMPLLTHTQSSRRNTLHQHHPNHRHHRRHTHHSIIQPTNNTQVVSHFFQQDEGGIRASDQLNRDLNQIYFVGIIDCLTNYSLVKRMETIWRSLNHDLKTISAVPPRLYGNRFYHFIEDSVNKHYYEDNPDQPRYTDNL